One window of the Pyrus communis chromosome 17, drPyrComm1.1, whole genome shotgun sequence genome contains the following:
- the LOC137721831 gene encoding uncharacterized protein, which yields MTATTGMEDGTWSDRKMEGDGGLRTLECLRGRLLAERQASRVAKEDAELIGKKLVELQKQLKEEIKLKEKAEKKLKYLKKKLESLNISSKNSEKSCTQSTTTSSGSNHPETHKAKSKVAESEIPEESRQNAADSTTSEQSCESTFTEENTSSQSTSGSSSSPSLECSSPKGFCHNPTHKSEDPEIEDSNRYVSPINLTSSIRFSVCT from the exons ATGACAGCTACTACTGGCATGGAAGATGGAACATGGAG TGACAGGAAGATGGAAGGAGATGGTGGTTTGAGGACTTTGGAGTGCCTCAGAGGGAGACTGCTGGCAGAGAGGCAAGCTTCTAGGGTTGCAAAAGAGGATGCAGAACTCATTGGCAAGAAG TTAGTAGAACTACAGAAGCAGCTCAAAGAAGAGATCAAACTGAAGGAAAAAGCAGAAAAGAAGCtcaaatatttgaagaaaaAGCTTGAATCTTTGAATATTTCCTCCAAAAATAGTGAAAAATCTTGTACACAATCCACTACTACTTCATCAGGATCCAATCATCCAGAAACCCATAAAGCCAAATCCAAAGTTGCAGAGTCAGAAATCCCAGAAGAATCAAGACAAAATGCAGCTGACTCCACCACATctgagcaaagctgtgaaagtACTTTCACTGAAGAAAACACTTCTTCTCAAAGCACTTCTGGTTCCAGTTCTAGTCCCAGCTTAGAATGTTCTTCCCCAAAAGGGTTCTGCCACAACCCCACTCATAAATCTGAAGATCCAGAGATTGAAGATAGTAATAGGTATGTAAGTCCAATTAACCTGACCAGTTCTATCAGGTTTAGTGTCTGTACTTAG